tcaATATTTTCAACCGTATTATACGCCCATtatctatcatcattattatcacgaTTCCATCTTCCTTAATCGTTACCCACACAGTGTAGGTAACGAATTTTGATaatttattagaatttttttactttctttgttgtatttctctatatttattcttatatttcattgttttctttgtttctttttcattcctttttttttttttttttttttttttctgttttcagCCATTGTTAGAGTGTTTAAAACAAGATATAATTCTCCATTTTAATGGCGGAAAGAGATACTCCAAGTAGGAATACACGAGGTAGTCCTCATGCTTATGATGATCCTAGTTTCTCTTTGGGATTTTCACAACAACTTCCAATTGCAGGAGAATCTGCTAAAATTGCTGTTGAGAGAAGAAGCAAGAAGATTCATGACCCATCAAGGATGCGTCAACTTCCTCCAACTGAAGTTCCAAAACCGAGCAAGCCAAAAGATGTTGTACCAGTAAAAAAAGGTTCTAAAGTTGCTCAACAAAATAAGAGAAAAGTAACCAAGCCTTCTTCAGACGTTAAGGGTAAAAATGTTGTTAAAGATGTAGATCTGGAAGAGGATGAACAGGTATTGATGACATTTTTCgattttgttgttttgtatttcactatatttctgtatatttcaaCATAATTGGATATGCAATTCAGTATATTTATGTGTATTTAATAAAATCTATATGTGCATCAACTGTAGTTTATATCATATACAACATAACTGTGGTAGTTGTTTTTCGTAGTTGactgtatttcattatatttctatgtattttcacAAGTACATATGTTTATTATTCTGTACTTATTGATTTTAAAagatgtgttagttgtgttatgcaattttttttgtgtgtatatTTTTCTTGGATATGCAATTCAGTATATTTCTTGTGTGTGTCTATGTTTTATACAATTGTTTCAGCCTTAACTTAGTGTTGCATTTTTATTTTAGGAAACTAAATTCTATGTTAGGAGTCATCCTGAAGAGGCTCCATCGATGCAACGGTACACTAATATCGAGGTGTTCAAAGATATCAAGAGTAAGCTAACTGTTCCACAGTTAGAGATCTTTTCCAAGACAATATTTGGGAAATTCCTCGGAATGCAGCACCTGGAGGTTCAAGCACAGATTTTTAGGTGCTTCATGGTAAGAGAGCTCAAGGAGAGCACTTCTGATTGCTTTACAATTGATATAAATGGTACCGTATTGAGATTTACCATTAGAGAATTTGCCCTTATGAGCGGGCTAAATTTTGTAGCCGATGAAGGTCAATTTACATACGATGAGGAAAAATCGAATAGGATTATGGATGTATATTTTGGTGGAACTAGGAGTAAAGTAAAAAGATTGGAGTTCATTGATTGCTTTAAGAATAAGTGTTGGGGAGATAATGATGAGGACGCTGTTAAGTTTGCAATTTTGTTTTTTATAAATAGATACATCTTTTGCGGTGAGCCTGGGAAAACGAATATACCAAGGGTTCATTTTGAAGTGGTTGAGGATGGAAGGTATGTAGATTATCCATGGGGCAAAGAAGCTTTTAACGAGTTGATTAGAAGCATCAGCAAGAAGTATTCTGCCACAACACAGTATTATAGGATCCATGGGATGCCACTGGCTATGCAAGTTTGTCTTTATAAGTGTTGTTCAAGAGTTCCATCGTATCTCGCTATTAAATCCGGAAATTCCATTCCAAGAATGTTGAATTGGAGGTCCATCGACAGTCAGCCAAAATACAATATTTTGATGGAAGGCATTTTTAGAGACGACAAACAGTTGGTAATATTCGAACACTCTAACTTATTCTAATGTTTTTTCATAGCATTTTATTTTGCAATTATGCCTTACTGATTTTAGTTTGTACTCCACTGTTCTACTGTCGTATTATTGCTTTTCTGGTGGTTTTTTTCCTGtttttttgtatttcactatatttcggtgtatttcCTTTTGCATTTTCACTATACTTTTTTACATTTCActatatttctgtgtatttctctgtatttcaGTGTTCAAAATGTAAGTGTGAATAGTTTTATAACAcactaattaaatatttatttctttcttcttcagAGCTGTACATTTGTAAATACAATCCCCACTAGCAGTGAGTTGGAGAGCCTCCAATTGCCCGATGTTGTTGTTTGTCGAGATACAGTAGACAAAAATGTCTTAGTTGATGCCCATGAAGGTACCCAAGTCACAGATATGCCAGTGGATGACTTTGATGATTTCAGTACTACTCCCCCCCACCTTTCTAAGGGCAAACAACAACAACGGACGAATCAGACATATTCTCCACCTTCAAAGAGACGCAGACAACTTCCTACAACAGCTTCCACATCTAAGAAACAACAAATCCACACCGAACAACAAACAACTGTGAAGAAGAGTCACAAGGATCAAAAGGTTGCTTAAAAGCCTATTTTACAGAAGTCTGCTTCACCAAAGTTGAATGAACAAACGAATAGACCCCAAAACACCACAGTCCTACGTGATGTCCCTACTGTATCCATGAAAGAGGAAATGCAATTGCTAAGGAAAGATTTTCAAGTTTTCAAGGAATCAGTAAGTGATTTTAGTtacgaaacaaaaaaaaaaattggtgtatTTAATTTATTGTTTCTAAACAAATTGAAatactatttttgtttaaatattAGGTCGTTGGTGAGTTCACAAGTGAGTTGTCCAAGCTtcgaactttcatggatgacaacTTCAAGAAGCTATTTGAAGCAATCAAGGGGAACAATTCTGTGGACAAGGTAAATGTGTGAAATAGCAATTGAACTAACATTTTAGACACTTATTGCGAAATACAATTTATATTAATTCATTTTTTATGTGAAGGCTGCCTATAGTGAGGCGCCGGAGCATCAAACTGATGCTGGGCTACAGTTAACGCTTGAAGAAAACTTACGTCATGATTCTACCATTCAAACATCTCCTCCGAAACATGATGATGAGTCAATTAAGGTAAAATGAGTTTGTGACGTGAAATCCATCTTTTAAAGTTATGTTGTTGTGCATTGTATGCACAAAAAAGTATATGGTTGCCATGTTCCAGTCTATAATTTTAAAGTTATGTTTTCCTCGGTATTTTATATTTTACAAACTTTCGTATTTTATGGCGTTTCGTTTGTATTTCactgatacaattttctattttacattttttttttttgtatttctatgTATTTCCACCCCCACAGAATCAATCTAATCCTGGCCCTATTTCTGTGTATTTAGTAATTCTCCAACCTTATATTTTTatgttatgattttgttttaaattttgattttttcttattCAAAAAGGTGTTGGACCAAAGTTACATGAGGAAGTTCCGGAAATTGTAGTGACCGTCGGAAATTTAAGAGCAGATACACGTAAAGCTTCATCTGAAGAGATTAATCGGGCGGACGAAGGATCTTTCAACTCAACAGAGGTAAATTTTACATTCAATCTTATAGATCTTTTCAAGATACTGCTATACTTAACATTTATTAAATCTCTTTTTTTTAGGGAATGGTCGCAGAGATGCTCATTGAGTTGCCTCTAGAAACTCGTGTACCAGAAGCAGGTGCGGGATTACAACCCGGGGACATCACTGATCATTCAATTTTAGAGACTCCACACAGGTTCGATGAGAACATTACTAAGTCACAATGGTTGATCCCTGACAAAATATTACCAAGCCAAATAGGTTCGTCAGGATTATCCGTGTTTCATCAAACGGGTCACAAAGGATTTGTTATGCCAGTAATGTCTGCTGATAAAGGAATACAATAGCCAGTGATTAATGCGGAAGTTGTAATTGCTTAACCAGATTTTATTCCAACTAGGATAGTCAAACCTAGTAAATACTTCAGTTCACCTTGCATGACTAATTACGGCTCTGCAGAAGCTTCTGTTCAAGACCCCACACCTTCCATTTTTAAAAAGAAGCATCCATTTGTTGAAGATCCAATTAATGGCCCGCGAAATACTTCGCTTATTCAACAATACCGGAATTGGCTTGAACGGGATCTACTTCTAAGGCATGATAAAAAGTAAGTTTGAACGTATTTAcctttttaatttatatattcattCTTTCAGCAAAGTAAACTTTTCAAAATGAAAATAAGTGATTGTTGTTATTTAGAAAGGGTAAGGAAAGCCGTTACAAAAAGAATAAGCAAGCTTTGGATCCAGATGACATCAATTTTGGCTTCAATTTTGGTGTGTTACATGTTGATGACAAAAACTGGTTCTATCTCTTATCGATGAATGGCCAGTCTTGGAATGATGAGGTGCTATATTTCCCATTTCtttttttcccatatttctctatatttcctATATTTCTCTATATTCCTTAtgtgtatttctctatatttcctGCATTCAAACTGCATATTTCTCTACAGaagattatttcatttttttttaccagTATCCATTAGAccaatttcattttttttgacAGCATATTGATGTGATTTTTTACTACTTGCGGAGTAAAGGCAAGTACGACAAGGATAAAAGATTCAAATTCACAACTGTTAACTGTATGTTCTTCTCcaaaattgatgaaattcatCCTGCATATGCTAATCCGGAGGGGACCAGTAGTGTTGCCAGTTCGAAGAACGAAATATGCGAGTACATTAACGGGCATAGGATGCTGGCTAATGTGCCATGGCATACAGTTGATTGTGTTCTCATCCCTGTCAACATCaaagaggaaaatcactggatCTTGATTGTAGTGCCATTCACTGACAGGTATTcctactctttttttttaaaattcattaAATCTGCATATCTCCCTGTATGTTCCTCCTATTTCTATCCCACAAGGTCCGTATGAAATTTAATTTACCAACCTGTTAACCGAGCTAATGTAATATTCTTTTACGTGCAGGCGTCTGTACATCTACAACTCATACCGAGCTGCTGGTCATGATGTTGTTGTTAGAAGAGAAATACACAAGATAGCTACCCTATTGCCACATCATCTACATTTGTCTGGATTTTACGAGAAAAAAAAGGCATCGATTGGATTAACCACTCATCATACAAGGGCAAACAACATACTGATGACTTTCATGTCATGTATGTGAACGACTTGCCACAACAAGCCTCTGGCAGCATGTATGTCTTTCAACATcagagttccattttttttttcaaaattctcaaccaataatcatttttattttttattttttcagggattgtggtgtgtatgttGCCGCATTTGCTGAATACTTTTGTTCTGGACGAGGCGTTCCATCTGAAATCGATGCAAAAACACTACGTAATAAATACGGGGAATTACTATGGGAATACGGATGGCAAAAGGCTAATTTGAATGCCTTCAGTGACAATGAACTGCCGCCAAGACCAGTTAGGCCTGCCATAGATTACAACGCGGTCGACACAGTAGTTGTTAATTAGTCCACTAGGCTTTAATGTTGAATCGTTTTTCACAGTACTGTTTTGCTGACCATTTTTGTAcattttgttgtgttgttttgttAAGAATTGACAAATGGCAGTGTTTTTTCATCAATGACTTAACTAATTTCTTTCACGACTATTTTTTGTTTAAGTCTCCCATATTTTTATTTATCGTTTAATGAAAACAACCTCTGGTGTATTTTCAATATATTCCAATGTTATATACCCACTCTTCAATTCGACAAATTATTCCAGGTGAACTGGAATACTCTTACATTTTGAACACtgaaatacagagaaatacacagaaatatagtgaaatgtaaaaaaatatatagtgaaaatgcaaaaggaaatacaccgaaatatagtgaaatacaaaaaatCAGGGTTGTATTCCAGCACCTGCTTCTGGTTATTCCAGTCCTAATGCAACTTAATATTTCTTAAACATttcacttatttttcattttaacgTCCGTTAACACCGAATTTTATGCAATATTATTATGaaaatgaaggacaaaaattacagAATACAACGATGAACCAAAAAtttctttatttaatatttttggggataaagtttttttttaaaaaaaaacaattacaaTCTAAACATCTACTTCTTACGTGGCTCATTGGGACAAGAACGTCTATTGTGACCAAGACGTCCACAAGTACTACAAGCATTCCTACGTTTACCAATCATCGTCTCCATTAATGGTTTATCTCGCTTTTTCTTTGGCCTTCCCGGGGGTCTCTTGTATCTTGGTGGCAAAACAACTTCATCGCATATGTGTGTGGGAATATTCCACTCACTCTCATCAGGCAGAGGATCCACAGGCACATCATACGTCTTAATCACTGTCTTTGGTTTGAATAGGTCTGAACAATATTCATCAGGCATAAGACTTTTAATCTTCAATACAGCCCATGCATGTGGACATGGTATCTCGTCCTTTTGGAACATCCGACAACTGCATGTTTTCTTTTTAAGATCAATTATGAATCGCCTTGCCTCATCCTTTATGGTATACACATATTCAGTTGATGGTTCAACCTAATCAAGAAGAATGTGTCAGACCAGAATACATTGAATATTAACAACGATAAGTAATATGAAATACATGGAAATATACAATCCAAACAGAATTAATTAATATGAAATACATGGAAATATACAATCCAAACAGAATTACTTAAGTACCTTCTAAAATATgctgaaatatattgaaatatatGTAGGCAGACTTCAACAAAATAAACAGTAACATGCCGTCATACGTAGAGATTTACATTCGTTTATTGATAACAATTGCTGGAATGCATTACcaagtgttgtgaatgtgtatgtACCGTTCCTCCAATTAGTGCAATTCCATCTcccaaacatcttcctcacttcttcaagaAAATCGAAAACAGGCAACTCTCTTGCTGctaccaattttccattaatacattcggCTATATTTGACGTCATTGTCCATCCTCTGTTAACGGGTAAATACAGTCGAGCCCACTTTTCCCTTCCAGCATCCTCCAAGTACTCTTTTACCCGAAAATCAACCTTCTCAATCTTCTCTATCAGCTTATCAAACTCAATCTGTGTGTATGCTTTTGCAAGTGCATAGAATACAGGACTCAATACTTTACCATTCGACTTGTATTTCGTGGTGACATTTTTCCATAAATGTCATATGCACGCCAAATGTGGCATAGTTGAATACACTCTACTCACCGCCTTAATGATGTTCTCATGTTTGTCTGATACAACACACATGTTATCCCTATTCCCATAAGCTTGTTTGAAATGCTCAAAGAACCAGGTCCAAGACTTATCGTTCTTTGAATCTATCACACCATATTCCAATGGTAGAATATTACCTGCACATACATGTTTTGTGTATTATTACAGTGAAATATAGCATAAAGCATATTGAAAATACAttggaaatagaatgaaatacaacgaaatataccaaaaaatagaaaaaaaatgtatttaaacATTTTGGCATCTACCTGTACCATCCAACGTGCTGGCTGATACAAAAGTACCATTATATGTAGTTTTAAGGTGGGAACCATCTACtacaactattggtctacaacaATCGAAGCCTTTTATGAACGCTTTAAGTGCTATAAACAAATACAAGAACTcgttttgttgtgatttgtgcATTCTCACATGTGATCCAGGGTATGTTTTATCCAATATGTACACATATCCCGGTAACTTCTTGTATGATTCTGTTGGTTCCCCTTTTAATTCATTCATTGCCTTTTCTCTAGCCCTCCAGGCCGTCATATAAGAAACATCAACGCCATAGTCATTTTTTACGTCGTCTACTATATCACCAGGTGTATATTTCCTCTTGTGATTTGCTATTTTTGGCTTAACAACTGACGCACCAATCAACCAACTTGTTGCTTGCCTTTGGGAATACACTTTGTCCTTCAATGGACACGTATGTTCGTCATGAAAAGATCTCACTCTGAACATTTCAGAGTTCGCAATACTTGAAGCTCTGAATTTCCAACGACAATCAGTTGAACAGCATACCAGAGTGTAACTACATAAACCAATACAAAAAAAGAACAGTCAGattgaagtttcaaacacatacaAGATCCTAAATACATTGTCTATATATACTGAAATGGTTACATAATGGAATTAAATAATTCAAACAGTtcgtatttcactgtatttaatTAAATCCAACTGAAATGTAATGGCAATACAACAGTTTACGTCACTGTATTTCAATGCATTTCTTAgtatatttcaatatatttcatagtatatttcaatgtatttcataTTTTTAGGTGACTAACATACCTTACGGCATTCGACCTCTCTGTCCTGAAATTGAATCTTTTGCGAATTGCATAATTCGCCATAACATTCTTCAGAGTGTCCTTATCTTTGTAGATTTGATCAACAAAAACATCCTTATGTTCCTTGTTCAAAATTATCCAGCCATCGTTGTTTTCAAATAAAACAACAGCCTTAGCACAATTCGACGCATCCAAATCATTTGAATCAACTACGTCCATAGCATACATATAATCATTAAATTCAAGTTGAAACATATCGTCTCCAACTGTAGATTCGCCTGACACAAAATTCCCAAGATCATTATCAGTTATGCTAACGCACAACGGATATGCTTTAAATCCCCTGTTTTCTCTCTTAAGCTCAACATACACCCTTACTCCCATATTGTTGCGTATTTCCATTGGCATGTTGTCTCCTTCAACAACATATTTTATTCATATCGTTTTCCTGCTAATATCAACACCTAACTGAATTGCTATAGTTTCAACCAAATCACCGTATGAACAATAATCTTTGAAGACAACTGCGTCTAGTTTGTAATCAACAAAGCAATTCTGTTCATTCCAAAAACCGGAGTGTCTGATCACTGTTGTTATGCTTGACATGTTTCGTTTTGATAATTCAACAAAACTAGAAGAACAGTGACtgcattggaaaaaaaaatcatcgTTCCAATCACAGAAGATTGAATAAAAAAAACAATCACACAAAtcattgaaaatttgaaacataCCTTTTGTAGAATCTGAAATATAAATCTGACCTTCACTAAAATTCCATATATACACTCGTTCGTATCTTATTGAGTGTATTTCAACTTGATTTTGAAGAATTCGAATGTAGAAAACAGACCTCAAAGAGATTCTTCTGTAGTTGGATCTTTTTAGATCTTCAGtatttttttgaattcaaaaagttttgattgtgataaaagtggAGAGAGATACATAATCTGTTATGGAAGAACATTCATTACGCGTGATTAATGGGAAGATTTAAACTGAATccctgaatttaaaaaaaaaatccataaatACGGCCTAATTTTACTCACCAGTGTCGGACGTTCcgtgtatttcactatatttcaaaaaaatgaaATACACGCGTTTCAACTAAAAAACCAGCTACGCTTAGTAAATAACAATTTTATAGCTATTTCTTGTTACAAGCTACTAAAAAgtagctatttatgtaagttttacAATTTTGTTTTAGGTGGTCCCTGTGATTTTGTTCCATATAGAAAGGGTCACGTTATTTTGGGATATATTGTTGGGCGTGGGATCCgcagaaaaaatgaaaaatgaaaaagattAATAGGGACATAGGagggaaattttatttttatggaCCCCATAATTTAGCACATGCACCCTTtataaaaataacaacaaaagaaaaaacaaaaatttcCTTTCCATTATAAAAATCCATTTGCACCATTCCAAGGCCCATAGACCCAAAAAACCTtttcatcatttttcaaaccctacatattataaaagtaaaatttacttggcatagcttacattattacctatttatggaacataactaaactttacaataattatatttagtagctaaaatataacatatttacttccTATAGCTATCACTTTTTTAACACTAATCTGATAACTTCCCACCCactaaatttaagcaaaaaaaaaaagtccctctctcctatccccctaaatacacgccattatGCCCAATATCCCTTAATTTCCTCCAAATTCAAATCAATTTTACAATAGTTCAACTTTcttgtttatctctaattaactactcattaatttcactcataattcaaatctaattcccaaaaaaggtaagattttatacTGATTTTTACATTTcaccgtgtatttaacctatattttcgttttttttttgtttgaatcaGCAATGCAACTCTAAATAATTAATTATCACtgtttgttcttggttgtttttcatatatattttggctatattttaattgtactttgattattatgttcaatattacttattctggtttctgttgactatatttcagatatatttttcatatattttgactatatttagaaaaatttcagaaaaataaaaaaaataaaaaagttgcagtgaaaacgttgttacttcaattatgactatattttggctatattttaattgtattttgattattatgttcaatattacttattttggtttctgttgactatatttcagatatatttttcatatattttgactatattttttaaaatttcagaaaaataaaaaaattgcagtgaaaacgttgttatCTCAATcatgaactcaacttgaattcgatatttcaacagatgaattaaaatatatattcgtcgtttaaaaTGAGCTCTGTTCACTGGtatgatattgttatttttcaaagttttttgatgaactagtttttgaacctttttttttttttttttgttaaaaatatgaatgtactttttgaattcaatttttttttgaatttgttagctgtttgaatgagatatgagatcatatatggaatgggaggatatttgtgtgaatcagggaacattaaaaactgattttaatttaaattggaatagattttgtttccataaatataacacTTTCAGTTTTCTCAGCGTGTGTATTTCCGTTATATTTATCTTATATTTAAGTCAACGCgtctactagctaaatatagATCCTCCGGCTACGATTTGTAAATGTAGAACATGTAGTTATAGATTGTTAGAAAGAACAAAAAGATagctgtttgtgaaaattttacattATAAATTGGAAAGAACCTTAGAAAAGAGGAGGGACCTAATACTCAGCCGTCACTTCCATAACACTGACACCTAAAAAACCTAGACTGACACACAATCCATAAAAAATATTGAGATATACCCACCACCTTCTAAACACCATGACAGTAGCTCCAACAACACCACTGTTTCCTCTCATCAACATCTAAAACCATCAGTCCTCTCTTCCTGATGACTTTCAATAGAGGTTTTCTAGTTGGTATTTAAAACTTTCTGATCTAAGCTAGGCGAGGTTACAGCTTGAGGTTGCCGACGAGGTTTCGGTTCTAgtttgctgtttttttttttaagtggggTTGGACGTTAGTTGCTGTATAAATTGGGTATTCGTCTAAAGGGGTCCAATTCTATTTTTTGTCTTTTGTCTTGAACTATAAATAGAATTTTTTGGATGCTATCTGCTATTTTGGATTGAGATGATATAATGCCATGGTTTCttgtcattttatttattatactGTAGCATGCAACTTGGTCTTTAATTTGGTTTCGTGCTGTTAATAGCTCTTGGTTATTTGTTCTTGAGAATTGAGATTAGTTGATAAAATTGgttctttacattttttttttctctttcacgATTTAGGAAATCAATAGGCTACTGTGTGAAGGTTAATAAGCATTATATGTAAATGACTATTAAAGTTTCACTGATTTATGTTTATTGAAGTTTGAATTTCATGGATGCTAACATGTCATTATCATGATTTGATCATTTGATATGTTCATTCATGGCCATAGTTAGAAAGTAATTGTTTGAGTTTTAAGTTAGGCTTGTTTAAACGGGTCTGGAACCAAAATGCctccaaaaaaaacattttgaaccaaaataccccaacaaaaaaaaaaaaaaaaaaatgttaccaaaatgcctttagcgcagtaatttactgcgctaaagcagttaacggggacggctccgttaactgctatagcgcagtaaattactgcgctatagtcccTCCATTTTTTTTCCGGCctttttggttaacccttcttccattacactttttaacgtactttgaccatagattaatcatgtttcgggaccccgaaacttcaatattttatatagacccctacttatttttgtgcgattaataaggtaggatcaatacatcaaagatacacaaaagttcggatggccgttttagtggttgaaaagtgctcgaacaccattttcgtttgaaggctcgctgacattagcttgaagttttttacgaatacttaaacttgttcattaataattaatcaaaagttagtcaaaatgacagcattcatacaaaaaaaaaaaacttaatta
The nucleotide sequence above comes from Lycium barbarum isolate Lr01 chromosome 3, ASM1917538v2, whole genome shotgun sequence. Encoded proteins:
- the LOC132631234 gene encoding uncharacterized protein LOC132631234 produces the protein MAERDTPSRNTRGSPHAYDDPSFSLGFSQQLPIAGESAKIAVERRSKKIHDPSRMRQLPPTEVPKPSKPKDVVPVKKGSKVAQQNKRKVTKPSSDVKGKNVVKDVDLEEDEQETKFYVRSHPEEAPSMQRYTNIEVFKDIKSKLTVPQLEIFSKTIFGKFLGMQHLEVQAQIFRCFMVRELKESTSDCFTIDINGTVLRFTIREFALMSGLNFVADEGQFTYDEEKSNRIMDVYFGGTRSKVKRLEFIDCFKNKCWGDNDEDAVKFAILFFINRYIFCGEPGKTNIPRVHFEVVEDGRYVDYPWGKEAFNELIRSISKKYSATTQYYRIHGMPLAMQVCLYKCCSRVPSYLAIKSGNSIPRMLNWRSIDSQPKYNILMEGIFRDDKQLSCTFVNTIPTSSELESLQLPDVVVCRDTVDKNVLVDAHEGTQVTDMPVDDFDDFSTTPPHLSKGKQQQRTNQTYSPPSKRRRQLPTTASTSKKQQIHTEQQTTVKKSHKDQKVA
- the LOC132631236 gene encoding uncharacterized protein LOC132631236; this translates as MGVRVYVELKRENRGFKAYPLCVSITDNDLGNFVSGESTVGDDMFQLEFNDYMYAMDVVDSNDLDASNCAKAVVLFENNDGWIILNKEHKDVFVDQIYKDKDTLKNVMANYAIRKRFNFRTERSNAVSYTLVCCSTDCRWKFRASSIANSEMFRVRSFHDEHTCPLKDKVYSQRQATSWLIGASVVKPKIANHKRKYTPGDIVDDVKNDYGVDVSYMTAWRAREKAMNELKGEPTESYKKLPGYVYILDKTYPGSHVRMHKSQQNEFLYLFIALKAFIKGFDCCRPIVVVDGSHLKTTYNGTFVSASTLDGTGNILPLEYGVIDSKNDKSWTWFFEHFKQAYGNRDNMCVVSDKHENIIKAIEFDKLIEKIEKVDFRVKEYLEDAGREKWARLYLPVNRGWTMTSNIAECINGKLVAARELPVFDFLEEVEPSTEYVYTIKDEARRFIIDLKKKTCSCRMFQKDEIPCPHAWAVLKIKSLMPDEYCSDLFKPKTVIKTYDVPVDPLPDESEWNIPTHICDEVVLPPRYKRPPGRPKKKRDKPLMETMIGKRRNACSTCGRLGHNRRSCPNEPRKK